One genomic segment of Arthrobacter sp. JZ12 includes these proteins:
- a CDS encoding M50 family metallopeptidase has protein sequence MEFLMTWWDRLLAGFSRSQPPELTLTEVAVILLAAAALSLPSATWRYFGLFSTVVHELGHVFAALLAGRRVTGIQLNFDHSGLTTSFGRPGWRTAWATFWGYPVPAVVGAVLVWAGFAGWAPAALSVGALVLLLSLLFIRNAGGILILLGVVAVSAGLVVAVPVEFTGHVVVALGLALLVGSVRDLGKVASVHYRRRRDRGQSDAYLLYRSTGVPALVWLLLFTAVIAGSFGWAWMVVRAGVGL, from the coding sequence GTGGAGTTCTTGATGACGTGGTGGGACCGGTTGCTTGCCGGTTTCAGCCGAAGCCAGCCGCCTGAGCTGACCCTCACTGAAGTCGCGGTCATCCTTCTTGCAGCCGCGGCCCTTTCGCTTCCCTCGGCGACGTGGCGTTATTTCGGCCTGTTCAGCACTGTGGTCCACGAACTGGGACATGTGTTCGCGGCATTGCTTGCGGGCAGGCGGGTGACCGGCATCCAGTTGAACTTCGACCATTCCGGACTGACGACGTCGTTCGGCCGTCCCGGCTGGCGCACCGCCTGGGCAACCTTTTGGGGCTACCCGGTGCCCGCCGTCGTGGGTGCAGTTCTGGTCTGGGCAGGCTTTGCCGGTTGGGCGCCGGCAGCTCTCTCGGTCGGCGCGCTGGTGCTCCTTCTGTCGCTGCTGTTCATCCGCAATGCCGGCGGGATCCTGATCCTGTTGGGCGTGGTCGCTGTTTCGGCCGGGCTCGTGGTCGCGGTGCCGGTCGAGTTCACCGGACACGTGGTGGTTGCCCTCGGGCTGGCCTTGCTGGTCGGTTCGGTCCGGGATCTTGGCAAGGTGGCATCGGTGCACTACCGACGACGGCGGGACCGCGGACAGTCCGATGCCTACCTCCTGTACCGCTCCACTGGTGTTCCGGCTCTCGTGTGGCTGCTCCTCTTTACCGCGGTCATTGCGGGGTCGTTCGGCTGGGCGTGGATGGTGGTTCGCGCCGGAGTCGGGCTCTAG
- a CDS encoding MDR family MFS transporter, whose amino-acid sequence MAADTVSARDRLVISLLLVSAFVVILNETIMGVALPRLMEDLQITASTGQWLTTAFMLTMAVVIPITGFLIQRFNTRPVFFAAMTLFSVGTLVSALSPGFEMLLVGRVIQAGGTAIMMPLLMTTVMTLVPPASRGKTMGNISIVISVAPAIGPTISGIILSVLDWRWMFWLVLPIAVGSLVLGGLRIQNVTTPNRVPVDVVSVILSAFAFGGIVYGLSQFGEASVGSSVPAWVPLAVGLVGLAGFIARQLSLQRHDRALLDLRTFRSRTFTVSILVLSISMMALFGTVILLPIYLQDVLGLEPAAAGLMLLPGGLAMGLLGPVVGRIFDRHGPRVLVVPGAVLVAAAFWTLTLLDGSTPVPLVLACHVILSIGLAGMFTPLFTSALGSVRPQLYSHASAVVGTVQQLAGAAGIALFVSVMTIQTSALMGSGAAELPALAGGIRAAFLCGAVIFLFAVMAALFVRKPAAAVPSSDGHDDAGVPASPLGH is encoded by the coding sequence ATGGCCGCCGACACGGTGTCCGCGCGCGACCGGCTGGTGATCTCCCTGCTGCTCGTGTCGGCCTTCGTGGTTATCCTCAACGAAACCATCATGGGCGTCGCCCTTCCGCGCCTGATGGAGGATCTCCAGATCACCGCCTCGACAGGGCAGTGGCTTACGACGGCGTTCATGCTCACCATGGCGGTGGTCATCCCCATTACGGGCTTCCTGATCCAGCGCTTCAACACTCGACCGGTCTTCTTCGCCGCGATGACTCTCTTCAGCGTCGGCACCCTGGTTTCTGCGCTCTCTCCTGGCTTCGAGATGCTCCTCGTCGGACGCGTGATCCAGGCCGGCGGAACCGCCATCATGATGCCGCTGTTGATGACGACCGTCATGACACTCGTGCCGCCGGCGTCACGGGGTAAGACCATGGGCAACATCTCGATCGTCATCTCGGTGGCTCCGGCTATTGGTCCAACGATCTCCGGCATCATCCTCAGCGTGCTGGACTGGCGCTGGATGTTCTGGCTGGTGCTGCCCATTGCCGTCGGGTCCCTGGTGCTGGGCGGGCTTCGCATTCAGAACGTAACCACGCCGAACCGCGTCCCCGTCGACGTCGTGTCGGTCATCCTGTCCGCCTTCGCGTTCGGTGGCATTGTCTATGGGCTGAGCCAGTTTGGTGAGGCCTCCGTAGGCTCCTCGGTTCCGGCCTGGGTTCCGCTCGCCGTCGGGCTTGTAGGCCTGGCCGGATTCATTGCCCGGCAGCTTTCCCTGCAGCGCCACGACCGCGCACTGCTGGACTTGCGCACCTTCCGTTCCCGTACGTTCACGGTCTCCATCCTTGTCCTGTCGATCAGCATGATGGCCCTGTTCGGAACGGTGATCCTCCTACCCATTTACCTGCAGGACGTCCTCGGCCTTGAACCCGCTGCCGCAGGGCTGATGCTGCTCCCCGGCGGCCTTGCGATGGGTCTGCTGGGACCGGTAGTCGGCCGGATTTTCGACCGGCACGGGCCGCGCGTCCTCGTGGTTCCCGGTGCTGTCCTGGTGGCGGCAGCCTTCTGGACTCTGACGCTGCTGGACGGGTCCACACCCGTACCGCTGGTGCTTGCCTGCCATGTGATCCTGAGCATCGGACTCGCCGGCATGTTCACGCCGCTGTTCACCTCCGCGCTGGGATCGGTCCGTCCGCAGCTTTACTCGCACGCGAGCGCCGTCGTCGGTACCGTCCAGCAGTTGGCCGGCGCCGCCGGTATCGCGTTGTTCGTGTCCGTGATGACCATCCAGACCAGTGCCCTGATGGGGTCCGGCGCCGCTGAGCTGCCTGCGCTCGCCGGAGGTATCCGGGCGGCATTCCTCTGCGGCGCAGTGATCTTCCTGTTCGCGGTGATGGCGGCGCTGTTTGTGCGCAAGCCCGCTGCCGCTGTCCCGTCGTCGGATGGTCATGACGACGCCGGTGTCCCGGCTTCCCCGCTGGGCCACTAG
- a CDS encoding SDR family oxidoreductase produces the protein MTVLIAGCGDLGTQAGLYFAEAGHRVIGWRRSPKKLPPAIEGAAVDITGTLPTVPGDTDVVVIALTADGRNEAAYRTTYLGGTASLLDALERDGVAPRRIIFVSSTAVYGNDDGGWIDETEVPAPSTPTGGVLRETEELLAARAPQSVALRLSGIYGPGRTRLIDQVKGGTVRTTSPHWTNRIHRDDAAAAIVHLAGLQEAAAAYLGTDSEPALLTDVQRFLAGELGVPLGLPNDDDGAPATGKRCSNTLLTSSGFTFAYPTFREGYRAVLRGEGTRHP, from the coding sequence GTGACTGTCTTGATCGCCGGATGCGGTGACCTCGGAACCCAGGCCGGACTGTACTTCGCCGAGGCGGGGCACCGCGTGATCGGGTGGCGGCGCTCCCCGAAGAAGCTGCCGCCCGCCATCGAAGGCGCAGCTGTCGACATCACCGGCACGCTGCCCACCGTCCCGGGCGACACCGACGTCGTCGTTATCGCGCTTACCGCGGATGGGCGGAACGAGGCTGCCTACCGCACCACCTATCTCGGGGGCACAGCCAGCCTCCTCGACGCACTCGAGCGCGACGGCGTGGCGCCGCGGCGGATCATCTTCGTCTCATCCACCGCTGTCTACGGCAACGACGACGGCGGGTGGATCGACGAGACCGAGGTCCCGGCGCCGTCGACACCCACCGGAGGGGTGCTGCGGGAGACCGAGGAACTGCTCGCCGCCCGTGCCCCACAATCAGTTGCGCTCAGGCTTTCCGGGATCTACGGTCCAGGGCGGACGAGGCTGATTGACCAGGTGAAGGGCGGAACCGTGCGAACTACGTCACCGCACTGGACCAACCGCATCCACCGTGACGACGCGGCCGCCGCGATCGTTCACCTCGCCGGGCTTCAGGAGGCGGCTGCAGCCTATCTCGGCACGGACAGTGAGCCCGCGCTGCTCACCGATGTTCAGCGATTCCTGGCTGGGGAACTTGGTGTTCCGCTCGGACTGCCCAATGACGACGACGGCGCCCCCGCCACCGGAAAACGGTGCAGCAATACGCTGCTCACCTCATCCGGGTTCACGTTCGCGTACCCGACTTTCCGGGAAGGTTACCGGGCCGTTTTGAGAGGCGAAGGTACGCGGCACCCCTGA
- a CDS encoding phosphodiesterase yields the protein MNLRTAEHPRPQHFILHMSDTHLVGGPDLLYGAVDSEARLRQVFKELEASGSRPEAIVFTGDLADRGEAQAYAKLRAIVEPAAQKLGAQVIWAMGNHDDRATFRSELFREPAGTAPVDRTYNVNGLRIITLDSTVPGHHHGEISHEQLVWLANELLTPAPYGTILALHHPPVPCVQDLAVLVELRDQNRLANVLHGTDVRAILAGHLHYSTSALFAGIPVSVASATCYTQDLAYDDGGTRGRDGAQAYNLVHVYEDTVVHSVVPVGSYRAVGETVPREETRRRLAAAGVRIAEPTPAKALTGA from the coding sequence ATGAACCTGCGGACGGCCGAGCATCCACGACCGCAACACTTCATCCTGCACATGAGCGACACCCATCTGGTGGGCGGCCCCGACCTCCTTTACGGAGCTGTGGACAGTGAAGCCCGGCTCCGGCAGGTATTCAAAGAACTGGAAGCTTCCGGATCACGGCCTGAAGCGATCGTGTTCACCGGCGACCTCGCGGACCGGGGCGAAGCACAGGCCTACGCAAAGCTGCGGGCCATCGTTGAACCGGCCGCCCAGAAACTCGGCGCGCAGGTCATCTGGGCCATGGGCAACCACGACGACCGCGCCACCTTCCGCAGTGAACTGTTCCGTGAGCCCGCGGGTACAGCACCCGTGGACCGCACCTACAACGTCAACGGCCTGCGGATCATCACGCTGGACTCCACAGTGCCGGGTCACCATCACGGCGAGATCAGCCACGAACAGCTCGTCTGGCTGGCCAACGAACTGCTGACGCCTGCCCCCTATGGCACCATTCTCGCCCTGCACCATCCGCCGGTACCGTGCGTGCAGGACCTTGCGGTCCTCGTCGAGCTCCGTGACCAGAACCGCCTGGCCAACGTCCTTCACGGCACCGACGTGCGGGCTATCCTGGCCGGTCACCTTCACTACTCCACCAGCGCGCTGTTCGCTGGAATCCCCGTCTCGGTGGCGTCCGCCACCTGCTACACACAGGACCTCGCGTACGACGACGGCGGCACCCGCGGTCGCGACGGAGCCCAGGCGTACAACCTGGTGCACGTCTACGAGGACACGGTGGTCCACTCGGTGGTGCCGGTCGGAAGCTACCGGGCAGTGGGGGAAACCGTGCCCCGGGAGGAAACCCGCCGCCGGCTCGCCGCAGCCGGTGTCAGGATTGCAGAGCCGACACCGGCGAAGGCGCTCACTGGCGCCTGA
- a CDS encoding GNAT family protein encodes MSPSPFIPPAVLTTPRLRLEPLGPEHFEGSWAALQNPESMRLTGTHQQFTREQVERWLAGLAETDGRADWAIITVEDGVHIGEVVLNDYDAANRSLGFRIALGADHTFGKGYGTEATRAVVDYAFDEIGVHRIGLEVYAFNPRAQRVYEKCGFRVEGRMRDALLWDGEWVDAVLMGMLATDPRPWSRLVASVK; translated from the coding sequence ATGTCTCCGTCGCCCTTCATTCCGCCGGCAGTCCTCACCACGCCGCGGCTTCGGTTGGAGCCGCTCGGCCCCGAGCATTTCGAAGGTTCCTGGGCTGCGCTTCAGAATCCGGAATCGATGCGCCTGACGGGGACGCATCAGCAATTCACCCGTGAGCAGGTGGAGCGCTGGCTTGCCGGTCTGGCAGAGACCGACGGCAGAGCCGACTGGGCGATCATCACGGTGGAAGACGGTGTCCACATCGGCGAGGTGGTACTCAACGACTACGACGCCGCCAACCGGTCCCTGGGCTTCCGGATCGCGCTCGGTGCCGACCACACGTTCGGCAAGGGCTACGGGACCGAGGCAACCCGCGCCGTCGTCGACTACGCCTTCGACGAGATTGGGGTCCATAGGATCGGGTTGGAGGTTTACGCGTTCAACCCGCGGGCGCAGCGTGTGTATGAGAAGTGCGGTTTCCGCGTGGAGGGGCGCATGCGCGATGCACTCCTCTGGGATGGGGAGTGGGTTGATGCAGTGCTGATGGGCATGCTTGCGACCGATCCGCGACCCTGGAGTCGCTTGGTTGCATCCGTTAAATAG
- a CDS encoding metallophosphoesterase codes for MALRLLMLADTHVPKRARQMPQQVWDAVDSADVVVHAGDWVDVPLLDELERRCRRLIGVYGNNDGADLRARLPEIARAELEGVRFAVVHETGAATGREKRMDEAFPDTDVLVFGHSHIPWDTTTPAGMRLLNPGSPTDRRRQPACTYFTAVADDGELRDVRLERLPAR; via the coding sequence ATGGCGCTTCGACTGCTTATGCTCGCTGACACGCACGTACCGAAACGCGCCCGGCAGATGCCCCAGCAGGTCTGGGACGCGGTTGATTCCGCCGACGTGGTCGTCCACGCCGGCGACTGGGTGGATGTTCCGCTCCTGGATGAGCTGGAACGGCGGTGCCGTCGCCTGATCGGCGTTTATGGCAACAACGACGGCGCAGATCTCCGCGCCCGCCTGCCCGAGATTGCCCGGGCCGAGCTCGAGGGCGTCCGGTTCGCCGTCGTGCATGAAACGGGTGCGGCCACCGGACGGGAGAAGCGCATGGACGAGGCGTTTCCGGATACGGACGTCCTGGTCTTCGGTCACAGCCACATTCCCTGGGACACGACCACCCCCGCAGGAATGCGGCTGCTCAACCCCGGCTCGCCGACTGACCGCCGGCGCCAGCCTGCGTGCACCTATTTCACTGCTGTGGCCGACGACGGCGAGTTGCGGGACGTGCGCCTCGAACGGCTTCCAGCGCGGTAG
- a CDS encoding HNH endonuclease signature motif containing protein has protein sequence MGIGAALERVEQCTADELAADSLSADSLSAETALEEAYAEASSGIPEPVLERVVFGGESVADDAVSEDHARSRVEEASPYALMFRLLDEASPDTRDAPGSARFRALSDTLDLLRAADRLASWVAARQALLTAEVFHKVHASEQPGAGRDRDGARPDTSFMLAAQEIAPLLRVPGPTAHRMIGESLRLTEELPTTWEALDAGKISPVQSRVIVEESGSIPFEALAGFEATALESAGALTRPKLARKCRRLREELHPETISARKIRAAKDRNVSVQPEQDGMAWLGAFLPAEQAHGIFNRVDAAARSLQGPDEPRTLSQLRADVLADILTHTCTGNPKQGTGFRGVGATVFVTVPVMTLLGRSRSDWQQPVGSAEAAAGKVSAEAAAGKVSAEAATASNCDEAASDCDETVASDLAACENGLLEGYGPIDPETARNLAAHAPSFTRILVHPETGAVVSVGRDRYRPPKHLQDWVRITHPTCVHPGCNRSSWSCEIDHVTPWASGGKTALSNLAPRCKLHHMLKTEGICTAGQDHRGKQHVTSLGGKGLHHSPRAAATVLTG, from the coding sequence ATGGGAATCGGAGCAGCGCTTGAGCGAGTTGAGCAGTGTACTGCTGATGAGCTGGCTGCAGATTCGCTGTCTGCTGATTCGCTGTCTGCAGAGACTGCGCTCGAAGAGGCATATGCCGAGGCCTCGTCTGGAATACCTGAGCCTGTGCTGGAGCGGGTTGTTTTCGGTGGTGAGTCTGTGGCTGATGATGCCGTCTCTGAGGATCATGCACGCAGCCGCGTCGAAGAGGCATCACCCTACGCGCTGATGTTTCGGTTGCTTGATGAGGCGTCACCGGACACGAGGGATGCGCCGGGTTCCGCGAGGTTCCGTGCACTCAGCGACACGTTGGACCTCCTGCGGGCGGCGGATCGGTTGGCGTCGTGGGTGGCGGCGAGGCAAGCGCTGCTGACCGCAGAGGTCTTTCACAAGGTCCACGCATCTGAGCAGCCCGGTGCGGGAAGAGATAGAGATGGGGCGCGCCCGGACACGAGTTTCATGCTGGCGGCGCAGGAAATCGCACCGCTGCTGCGCGTTCCTGGCCCGACCGCGCATCGAATGATCGGAGAGTCCCTCCGGCTGACCGAGGAACTTCCGACTACTTGGGAGGCCCTGGACGCGGGGAAGATCAGTCCCGTTCAGAGCCGGGTGATAGTGGAAGAGTCGGGGTCCATCCCATTCGAGGCGCTGGCTGGGTTCGAAGCGACTGCACTCGAGTCAGCAGGCGCACTGACCCGCCCGAAACTCGCGAGAAAGTGTCGCCGTCTGCGGGAGGAGTTGCATCCGGAAACTATCTCCGCCAGGAAGATTCGCGCCGCGAAGGACCGGAACGTCTCAGTCCAGCCTGAGCAGGACGGTATGGCCTGGCTGGGCGCCTTCCTGCCCGCCGAGCAGGCACACGGAATATTCAACCGGGTCGACGCCGCCGCCCGCTCCCTGCAGGGACCTGACGAGCCGCGTACGCTGTCCCAACTGAGGGCAGACGTTCTCGCTGACATCCTGACGCACACCTGCACTGGCAATCCCAAGCAGGGAACCGGGTTCCGCGGGGTGGGAGCAACCGTCTTCGTCACCGTTCCGGTCATGACACTCCTGGGGCGCTCGCGATCGGACTGGCAGCAACCGGTCGGTTCCGCTGAGGCGGCCGCTGGGAAGGTTTCCGCTGAGGCGGCCGCTGGGAAGGTTTCCGCTGAGGCGGCAACTGCGTCTAATTGCGATGAAGCGGCATCTGACTGCGATGAAACAGTTGCGTCCGACCTGGCCGCGTGTGAGAACGGCTTGCTTGAGGGATACGGCCCGATCGATCCGGAAACCGCCCGGAACCTTGCAGCCCACGCGCCGAGTTTTACGAGGATTTTGGTTCATCCCGAAACCGGAGCGGTGGTCAGCGTTGGCCGGGACCGATATCGGCCACCCAAACACTTACAGGATTGGGTGAGAATCACTCATCCCACCTGTGTCCACCCGGGATGCAACCGGTCATCGTGGTCCTGCGAGATCGACCATGTCACCCCGTGGGCAAGCGGCGGGAAAACGGCACTCAGCAATCTGGCGCCGCGGTGCAAGCTCCACCATATGCTCAAGACGGAAGGCATCTGTACTGCTGGTCAGGACCACCGAGGCAAACAGCATGTGACGTCACTCGGCGGGAAGGGCCTACACCACTCTCCCCGAGCCGCCGCCACCGTTTTGACAGGTTGA
- a CDS encoding mechanosensitive ion channel family protein: MEETLRTGLASVIDFVPKLLLFLVILIVGLLIAKAISKALEKLLERVGFDRVVERGGVKKALSKSSLDASDIIAKIVYYALVLFVLQFAFGVFGPNPVSDLLAGIIAFLPKIVVAIIIVIISAAIAAAVKNLIQGTLGGLSYGRILANIASVFILGIGIIAALNQVEIATTVTTPILIAVLAAIVGVIVVGVGGGLVKPMSQRWEHYLNRAEAEAPRMKAEAQSSPSASEQLKSAAQDAKARTQTTEVGGSTQVHRPEDPSAPRFR, translated from the coding sequence TTGGAAGAAACCCTGAGGACCGGGCTCGCGTCAGTAATTGATTTCGTGCCCAAGCTGTTGCTCTTCCTCGTCATCCTGATCGTCGGCCTGCTCATTGCCAAGGCGATCTCGAAGGCGCTGGAAAAGCTTCTCGAACGGGTCGGGTTCGACCGCGTGGTGGAGCGCGGCGGTGTCAAGAAGGCACTGTCCAAGTCATCGCTCGATGCCAGCGACATCATCGCCAAGATCGTCTACTACGCGCTTGTGCTCTTCGTACTGCAGTTCGCCTTCGGTGTCTTCGGACCGAACCCCGTCAGTGACCTGCTTGCGGGAATCATCGCCTTCCTGCCAAAGATCGTCGTTGCCATCATCATCGTGATCATCAGCGCCGCGATCGCAGCAGCAGTCAAGAACCTTATCCAGGGAACCCTTGGCGGCCTGTCCTACGGCAGGATCCTGGCCAACATCGCGAGCGTCTTCATCCTGGGAATCGGCATCATCGCCGCCCTGAACCAGGTCGAAATAGCTACCACCGTCACCACCCCGATCCTTATTGCAGTTCTTGCCGCCATTGTGGGCGTCATTGTTGTCGGCGTCGGCGGCGGGCTGGTCAAGCCCATGTCCCAGCGTTGGGAGCACTACCTGAACCGGGCCGAGGCCGAAGCGCCCCGCATGAAGGCCGAAGCCCAGTCCTCGCCGTCCGCATCCGAGCAGCTGAAGAGCGCTGCCCAGGATGCCAAGGCGCGCACCCAGACCACAGAAGTAGGTGGCAGCACCCAGGTCCACCGTCCTGAGGATCCGAGTGCACCCCGCTTCCGGTAG
- a CDS encoding S1C family serine protease translates to MENGQRQLPIVRKSAVTAVAVCLALSGCTESPEPPGEETQESGSAAATQGGEGGGAAADTPAAAGTDIPQLIDNVQPSVVTVFLESGGLGSGVIYNEDGLILTNEHVVGGAEEVQVAFADGQRVSGTVVATDVVTDLALVQADRTGLPAAEFQTELPDVGELAVVIGSPLGFENTATAGIISGLHREIPGSATNSASLVDLIQTDAAISPGNSGGALVNSQGQVIGISEAYIPPQAGAVSLGFAIPAGTAVEVVEELLEDGKADHAFLGLVPRTLTPQIAEQLGVDAEQGVAVLAVEDDSPADDAGIRAGDIMVSLDGEPLESAERLLAALRAFDPGDSVSAEFVREGETREVEMTLGERPAEEG, encoded by the coding sequence GTGGAGAATGGCCAGCGACAATTGCCCATCGTTCGGAAGAGCGCGGTAACCGCCGTCGCAGTGTGCCTGGCGCTCTCGGGCTGCACCGAGTCCCCCGAGCCGCCGGGTGAGGAGACGCAGGAGTCCGGCTCCGCCGCCGCGACTCAGGGCGGCGAAGGCGGCGGTGCAGCAGCGGACACTCCAGCGGCCGCTGGTACCGACATCCCTCAGCTCATCGACAACGTGCAGCCGTCGGTGGTCACCGTTTTCCTTGAGAGCGGCGGCCTGGGCAGCGGCGTGATCTACAACGAAGACGGGCTGATCCTCACCAACGAGCATGTAGTGGGGGGCGCTGAGGAAGTGCAGGTGGCCTTCGCCGACGGCCAGCGGGTGTCCGGCACCGTAGTGGCGACCGACGTCGTTACGGACCTTGCGCTGGTGCAGGCCGACCGTACCGGGCTGCCCGCTGCCGAATTCCAGACCGAGCTGCCCGACGTCGGAGAGCTGGCAGTTGTCATTGGAAGTCCACTCGGCTTCGAGAACACCGCCACTGCCGGCATCATCTCCGGACTGCACCGTGAAATTCCGGGATCGGCAACCAACAGCGCTTCGCTGGTGGACCTCATCCAGACGGATGCCGCGATCAGTCCCGGCAACTCCGGTGGTGCCCTCGTGAACAGCCAGGGACAGGTGATCGGGATCAGCGAGGCCTATATCCCGCCACAGGCCGGCGCGGTGTCCCTGGGATTCGCGATACCGGCGGGAACCGCCGTCGAAGTGGTGGAAGAACTGCTGGAAGACGGCAAGGCCGACCACGCCTTCCTCGGACTGGTGCCGCGGACCCTCACCCCGCAGATCGCCGAACAGCTCGGTGTCGATGCGGAGCAGGGGGTTGCCGTGCTTGCCGTCGAAGACGACAGCCCTGCCGACGACGCCGGAATCCGTGCGGGCGACATTATGGTCTCCCTGGACGGTGAGCCGCTGGAAAGCGCGGAGCGGCTGCTGGCGGCCCTCCGTGCTTTCGATCCCGGCGACTCCGTCTCCGCTGAGTTCGTGCGCGAGGGTGAAACACGTGAAGTCGAAATGACGCTGGGAGAGCGCCCGGCCGAGGAAGGGTAG
- a CDS encoding transposase: MPEPDLADIASELYAIPLDEFTAARNARAKEVSDKALAKEVRALRKPSASAWLLNMMNLHRGSQLTQALQLGAAMRQAQEELDGSELKKLGVQRQQLISALVKDGTALSRELGHQVSAAVSTEVEQTLRAAMADAGAAAAVSTARLVRPLEASGWDAVDLTDAVGGPFDAGTELGSFASAHATEQHGDEGEDTPDPAAEARLELEEAEDREEEAAERLKRAREHVDRLDRDREGLVSQVRELRKRMRALEQEIDDIDDAADDAARERTEAERTAKEAEREVERARKLVDKLSS, encoded by the coding sequence TTGCCGGAACCCGATCTCGCTGACATCGCTTCGGAACTGTACGCAATTCCACTGGATGAATTCACCGCTGCCAGGAATGCCCGGGCGAAGGAGGTCAGTGACAAGGCGCTGGCCAAGGAGGTCCGGGCCCTGCGAAAGCCGTCCGCGTCTGCCTGGCTCCTCAACATGATGAACCTGCATCGCGGCTCCCAGTTGACCCAGGCCCTTCAACTGGGAGCGGCCATGCGTCAGGCGCAGGAGGAACTCGACGGCAGCGAGTTGAAGAAGCTCGGTGTCCAGCGCCAGCAGCTGATCTCAGCTCTCGTCAAGGACGGAACCGCCCTGTCGCGGGAGTTGGGACACCAGGTCAGCGCAGCGGTGTCCACCGAAGTAGAGCAGACGCTGCGTGCAGCCATGGCCGACGCCGGTGCTGCCGCGGCGGTCTCGACGGCCCGCCTCGTGCGGCCGCTTGAGGCAAGCGGCTGGGACGCGGTGGACCTCACCGACGCAGTGGGCGGCCCTTTCGATGCAGGTACTGAGCTGGGGAGCTTCGCGTCGGCCCATGCAACTGAGCAACACGGCGACGAAGGCGAGGACACCCCCGATCCCGCAGCGGAGGCGCGGCTCGAACTCGAGGAAGCCGAGGACCGCGAGGAGGAAGCCGCTGAACGGCTCAAGCGGGCGCGGGAGCACGTGGATCGACTTGACCGCGACCGGGAAGGACTGGTGTCTCAGGTCCGCGAACTACGCAAACGAATGCGGGCACTCGAGCAGGAGATTGACGACATCGACGACGCTGCCGACGATGCCGCCCGCGAGCGCACCGAAGCGGAGCGGACTGCGAAGGAAGCGGAGCGCGAGGTGGAGCGCGCCCGCAAGCTGGTTGACAAGCTCAGTTCCTGA